In the Malassezia vespertilionis chromosome 1, complete sequence genome, one interval contains:
- a CDS encoding uncharacterized protein (EggNog:ENOG503P8ND; COG:S), whose protein sequence is MAPAITNPYEERQTLLLERIIKNVDLLNEALLELNRSLSEINTHNQEITIVSEMWNGYHRNVDFNLQNMDMGVNSGAHGA, encoded by the exons ATGGCGCCTGCGATCACAAATCCTTAC GAAGAGCGCCAGACGCTTCTTCTTGAGCGGATAATCAAGAACGTAGATTTACTGAATGAAGCTTTGCTTGAGCTGAACCGGTCGCTCTCGGAGATCAATACCCACAACCAGGAAATCACAATTGTCTCTGAGATGTGGAATGGTTACCATCGCAATGTGGACTTTAATTTGCAGAACATGGATATGGGCGTGAATTCtggcgcgcatggcgcgtaG